A genomic stretch from Bradyrhizobium quebecense includes:
- a CDS encoding enoyl-CoA hydratase/isomerase family protein, which translates to MSTDLVRYSVRDQIAEIVLDRAPVNALSIPLIDALLAALAKARDDDAVRAVVISSAHKVFCAGLDLDIVRGKPAIETKTFLERLYFALNDTQYRMGKPTIAAIDGAVRAGGMTIAISCDMIVAGDGSTFGYPEIDVGLIPAIHFVRLPRLVGKHQAFGPLFLGEPFDAATAFRMGLLSEVVPKGTALARAHEIARKLASKSPIVMKIGRDAFTRAVDADFRRSVENTAESFVVVASTEDCQEGLNAFVEKRTPNYKGR; encoded by the coding sequence ATGAGCACAGACCTCGTTCGCTACTCGGTTCGCGATCAGATTGCGGAGATCGTGCTGGATCGCGCGCCGGTCAACGCGCTCAGCATCCCCTTGATCGACGCGCTGCTGGCGGCGCTGGCAAAAGCGCGCGATGATGACGCGGTGCGCGCCGTCGTCATCAGCAGCGCCCACAAGGTATTCTGCGCCGGCCTCGACCTCGACATCGTCAGGGGCAAGCCCGCGATCGAGACCAAGACATTCCTCGAGCGGCTGTATTTCGCGCTGAATGATACGCAGTACCGCATGGGCAAGCCAACGATCGCGGCGATCGATGGTGCGGTCCGGGCTGGCGGCATGACGATCGCGATTTCCTGCGACATGATCGTTGCGGGCGACGGCTCGACCTTCGGCTATCCAGAGATCGATGTCGGCCTGATCCCGGCGATCCACTTCGTGCGGCTGCCGCGGCTGGTCGGCAAGCACCAAGCGTTCGGCCCGCTATTCCTCGGCGAGCCCTTCGACGCGGCGACCGCCTTCCGCATGGGATTGCTCAGCGAGGTGGTGCCGAAGGGCACCGCGCTGGCTCGGGCCCATGAGATCGCACGCAAGCTTGCGTCGAAATCGCCCATCGTGATGAAGATCGGCCGCGATGCCTTCACGCGCGCGGTCGATGCCGATTTCCGCCGCTCGGTCGAGAACACGGCGGAAAGCTTTGTGGTGGTCGCATCGACGGAGGACTGCCAGGAAGGGCTGAATGCGTTCGTTGAGAAGCGAACGCCCAACTACAAGGGACGGTAA
- a CDS encoding CaiB/BaiF CoA transferase family protein codes for MAGERKLTPTHEAPYRGLKVLDFGQGIASPYCAMLLGVYGADVIKVEPPEGDWSRYLGTTYGNHTTLSAVYNRGKRSLCLDMKHKDGIAIAQLLAREADVLIEGFRPGVAERLGLGYESLSRDNPGLVYLSVSGFGQNGPYSKRPGSDSVAQAFSGLVSVNIGTDGVPHRVGTTISDVVTGVYAFQAIATTLFARARVGTGRWIDVNLCQSTSALLGHKVAEFILEGGAPRALNVPAGTYQTQDGWMMVTLVNEPQYRRLCGAIGREDLAADPRFADFARRADAADTLIPQLREVFLTQQTDAWLARLHAADIIAERILDPGEWLRNAHVEATRASVCQDTPGVGPVYTPRTPGIASLSEDHLCPAPDVGQDSRAVLAEAGFGTAEIDGLLLSGAVRQAKAMTGGKTS; via the coding sequence ATGGCGGGCGAACGCAAGCTGACGCCGACGCACGAGGCGCCGTATCGCGGGCTGAAAGTACTGGATTTCGGGCAAGGGATCGCCTCGCCCTATTGCGCGATGCTGCTCGGGGTCTACGGCGCCGACGTCATCAAGGTCGAACCGCCCGAAGGCGACTGGTCGCGCTATCTGGGCACGACCTACGGCAATCACACGACGCTGTCGGCCGTCTATAACCGCGGCAAGCGCAGCCTGTGCCTCGACATGAAGCACAAGGACGGGATCGCGATCGCGCAGCTTCTGGCGCGCGAGGCCGACGTGCTCATCGAAGGGTTTCGTCCCGGTGTCGCGGAGCGGCTCGGGCTCGGCTATGAGAGCCTGTCGCGCGACAATCCGGGCCTGGTCTACCTGTCGGTCAGCGGATTCGGGCAGAACGGGCCGTATTCGAAGCGACCCGGCTCGGACTCGGTCGCGCAGGCGTTCTCCGGGCTGGTCTCGGTCAATATTGGTACCGATGGTGTGCCGCATCGGGTCGGCACCACGATCTCCGACGTCGTCACCGGCGTCTACGCATTCCAGGCCATTGCCACGACCCTGTTCGCGCGTGCGAGGGTCGGCACCGGACGCTGGATCGACGTCAATCTCTGCCAGTCGACGTCGGCGCTGCTCGGCCACAAGGTCGCGGAGTTCATCCTCGAGGGCGGCGCGCCGCGTGCGCTCAACGTGCCGGCCGGCACCTACCAGACGCAGGACGGCTGGATGATGGTGACGCTGGTGAACGAGCCGCAATACAGGCGGCTGTGTGGTGCGATCGGCCGCGAGGATCTCGCCGCCGATCCGCGCTTCGCCGACTTCGCCCGGCGTGCGGATGCGGCCGACACGCTGATCCCGCAGCTGCGCGAGGTCTTCTTGACCCAGCAGACCGATGCCTGGCTGGCGCGGTTGCACGCCGCCGATATCATAGCGGAGCGGATCCTCGATCCCGGCGAATGGCTGCGCAACGCCCATGTCGAGGCGACCAGGGCGTCGGTGTGCCAGGATACGCCCGGGGTCGGCCCCGTCTACACGCCGCGCACACCGGGGATCGCGAGCCTGTCCGAGGATCATCTTTGTCCCGCGCCTGATGTCGGGCAAGATAGCCGCGCTGTGCTGGCAGAGGCTGGTTTCGGTACCGCCGAGATCGATGGCTTGCTGCTGTCGGGCGCGGTGCGGCAGGCCAAGGCGATGACAGGAGGCAAGACATCATGA
- a CDS encoding ATP-binding protein — MTSFRARQKWRPSLGLVIFTVLASVAVLPLMGLFFFRLYDNQLIHQTQAELIAQSRVLAAIYAELVKARLGDGIPLGATVPPEALPDRGDQVTPIRPALDLAGNDLLRRRPDALPAAKPADPAYVEIGTALMPIILETQKVTLAGFRILDPQGVVIAGRQEVGQSLAHIEEVAAALGGQYSAALRIRMPDKPPPPIYSISRGVGVHVFSAMPVIVNDHVAGVIYTSRTPSNIFDHLYQERGKFLLATLAVLLATVAIGLMFSRTVTRPMRELVDRAVLIGRGDRNAFQPLQHYGTRELAQLSDSFLDMAQQLSRRSDYIATFSAHLTHELKSPLTSIRGAAELLQDSLQSKSDTLTRSEQQSFISNILADVARLDAMSQRLRELARAESAPQNEQTSLSGVIANLKSRFAQRTIVASGDLDRPIGMSGEKALMVLAHLADNAFRHNAKLVQLEATAEASTVRVTVSNDGDPISDANGDKIFDAFFTTRRDSGGTGMGLAIAQAVMVSHGGTIHLLPASQSVAFALEFPAV, encoded by the coding sequence ATGACATCGTTCCGCGCCCGCCAGAAGTGGCGACCGTCGCTTGGTCTGGTCATCTTCACCGTGCTTGCCTCGGTCGCGGTCCTGCCACTGATGGGGCTGTTCTTCTTTCGCCTCTACGACAATCAGCTGATTCACCAGACGCAAGCCGAGCTGATCGCGCAGAGCCGTGTCCTTGCCGCGATCTACGCCGAACTCGTGAAGGCACGGCTTGGCGATGGCATCCCGCTCGGCGCCACGGTACCGCCGGAGGCGCTGCCTGATCGCGGCGACCAGGTGACGCCGATCCGGCCCGCGCTCGATCTCGCCGGCAACGACCTGCTGCGGCGGCGGCCCGATGCGCTGCCGGCGGCGAAGCCGGCGGATCCGGCCTATGTCGAGATCGGTACCGCGCTCATGCCCATCATCCTGGAGACCCAGAAGGTCACGCTGGCGGGTTTCCGTATTCTCGATCCGCAAGGCGTGGTGATCGCCGGACGCCAGGAGGTCGGACAGTCGCTTGCCCATATCGAGGAGGTGGCTGCGGCGCTGGGCGGCCAGTATAGCGCCGCGCTCCGGATCCGCATGCCGGACAAACCTCCGCCACCGATCTATTCGATCAGCCGCGGCGTCGGTGTCCATGTCTTCTCCGCGATGCCCGTGATCGTCAACGATCACGTCGCCGGCGTGATCTACACGTCGCGAACGCCGAGCAACATCTTCGATCATCTTTATCAGGAGCGCGGCAAGTTCCTGCTCGCCACATTGGCCGTGCTGCTGGCAACCGTTGCAATCGGGCTGATGTTCTCCCGCACGGTCACGCGTCCGATGCGCGAGCTCGTCGATCGCGCCGTGCTGATCGGCCGCGGCGACCGCAATGCGTTTCAGCCCCTGCAGCACTATGGCACCCGCGAGCTGGCCCAGCTCTCCGACAGCTTCCTCGACATGGCTCAGCAGCTGTCGCGACGTTCCGACTACATCGCCACCTTCTCGGCACACCTGACGCACGAATTGAAATCGCCGCTGACATCGATCCGGGGCGCGGCCGAGCTGCTGCAGGATTCGCTTCAAAGCAAGTCGGACACGCTGACCCGATCCGAGCAACAGAGCTTCATCTCGAACATCCTTGCCGACGTCGCGCGGCTCGATGCGATGAGCCAGCGGCTGCGCGAGCTGGCGCGCGCGGAGAGCGCTCCGCAGAACGAGCAGACCTCACTCTCTGGCGTCATCGCGAACCTGAAGAGCCGCTTTGCGCAGCGGACGATCGTGGCCAGCGGCGACCTCGACCGCCCGATCGGGATGTCCGGCGAGAAGGCGCTGATGGTGCTGGCGCACCTGGCCGACAACGCGTTCCGTCACAATGCCAAATTGGTGCAGCTCGAAGCGACCGCCGAAGCCTCGACCGTCAGGGTGACGGTGAGCAACGATGGCGACCCGATCTCCGACGCCAACGGCGACAAGATCTTCGATGCCTTCTTCACCACCCGCCGCGACAGCGGCGGCACCGGCATGGGCCTCGCTATCGCGCAAGCCGTCATGGTGAGCCATGGCGGTACGATCCATCTCCTGCCCGCCAGCCAGAGCGTCGCTTTCGCGCTGGAGTTTCCCGCGGTCTAA
- the dctP gene encoding TRAP transporter substrate-binding protein DctP produces MNFSSRFLAGAGVATALLAASASSGLAQEKITLRLADSLPSGHVIHELVGKPFSELVTKLTNGQVTFQHFPAEQLGKAKDMAQLTALGVADVSYIVPSYSSDKFPLTAVAELPGIFDSECQGSLAFYKISHNGGILETKEFAPNQIRPLVTLALPAYQVQLATSRDVKTAKDLEGLKIRTTGGAMDLMMRSIGGVPVRMAAPEIYESLTRGTLDGLIFSYQSSASYDFGKILKSGTEGLNFGTAIFTYSIGELKFKSLPENVRKALVEAGEQTTREACKRFEDGEKAAADKIKSQGMKVINFSADDKKVFDTAFKSVAQDWVKDVDKRGKPGTDVFKAFTEALAATH; encoded by the coding sequence ATGAATTTCTCTTCCCGTTTCCTCGCCGGCGCAGGTGTCGCCACCGCCTTGCTGGCGGCTTCCGCATCATCGGGCCTTGCCCAGGAGAAGATCACCCTGCGCCTTGCCGACAGCCTGCCCTCCGGCCACGTGATCCATGAGCTCGTCGGCAAGCCGTTTTCAGAGCTCGTCACCAAGCTGACCAACGGCCAGGTCACGTTCCAGCACTTCCCGGCGGAGCAGCTCGGCAAGGCCAAGGACATGGCCCAGCTCACCGCGCTTGGCGTCGCTGACGTCTCCTACATCGTGCCGTCCTATTCGTCGGACAAGTTTCCGCTGACGGCCGTCGCCGAACTGCCCGGCATCTTCGACAGCGAATGCCAGGGCTCGCTCGCCTTCTACAAGATCTCGCACAATGGCGGCATCCTGGAGACCAAGGAGTTTGCGCCGAACCAGATTCGGCCGCTGGTGACGCTGGCGCTGCCGGCCTACCAGGTCCAGCTTGCGACCAGCCGCGATGTGAAGACGGCAAAGGACCTCGAAGGCCTGAAGATCCGCACCACCGGCGGCGCGATGGACCTGATGATGCGCTCGATCGGCGGCGTTCCGGTGCGGATGGCGGCACCCGAGATCTATGAATCGCTGACCCGCGGCACGCTCGACGGGCTGATCTTCTCCTACCAGAGCTCGGCATCCTACGACTTCGGGAAGATCCTGAAGTCGGGTACCGAGGGGCTGAACTTCGGCACGGCGATCTTCACCTATTCGATCGGCGAGCTGAAATTCAAGTCGCTGCCCGAGAATGTGCGCAAGGCGCTGGTCGAGGCCGGCGAGCAGACCACGCGCGAGGCCTGCAAGCGGTTCGAGGACGGCGAGAAGGCCGCTGCCGACAAGATCAAGTCGCAGGGCATGAAGGTCATCAACTTCAGCGCTGACGACAAGAAGGTGTTCGACACCGCCTTCAAGTCGGTGGCCCAGGATTGGGTGAAGGACGTCGACAAGCGCGGCAAGCCGGGCACCGACGTCTTCAAGGCCTTCACCGAAGCACTGGCCGCTACACATTGA
- the dctP gene encoding TRAP transporter substrate-binding protein DctP — MGGLRRALAGCGFLIASINLAAAAEPIKLRVADSFPKGHYLVRLVLEPWMAEVQKRTNNAVTFEHYPAQQLGKAADMLTLTQTGVADIGYVAPAYVSDKMPVSEVAMLPGAFEHSCQGTLAYWKTARSGVIAQQDYTANGIRLLLAVSLPPYRILTVKQAVKDTADINGLKLRSTGGAQDLTLRAIGAVPVRMAAPDAYESLSRGTMDGLLFPLESVVAYGADKLVKHSTDGFGFASFVVAYSISENAWKKLSPEIQKAMIDTAEEILPSACKEVQKQDTETMKSMEAAGVHFDTLQPDVVAKLKDLTKGVGKAWADGLDARGKHGSDALKEFSAAVAAVPAQ; from the coding sequence ATGGGCGGGCTTCGGCGAGCGCTGGCCGGTTGCGGCTTCCTCATCGCATCGATCAATCTGGCGGCAGCCGCGGAGCCGATCAAGCTGCGGGTGGCCGACTCTTTTCCGAAAGGGCACTACCTCGTCCGCCTCGTGCTCGAGCCCTGGATGGCCGAGGTGCAGAAGCGCACCAACAACGCCGTGACGTTCGAGCACTATCCGGCCCAGCAGCTCGGCAAGGCCGCCGACATGCTCACGCTGACGCAAACCGGCGTCGCCGATATCGGCTACGTCGCGCCCGCCTACGTGTCCGACAAGATGCCGGTCTCCGAAGTCGCGATGCTCCCCGGCGCGTTCGAGCATTCCTGCCAGGGCACGCTTGCCTATTGGAAGACCGCGCGAAGCGGAGTGATCGCGCAGCAGGATTATACCGCAAACGGCATTCGTCTGCTGCTCGCGGTGAGCCTGCCGCCCTATCGCATCCTGACCGTAAAGCAGGCGGTGAAGGACACAGCCGACATCAATGGATTGAAGCTGCGGTCGACCGGCGGAGCGCAGGACCTCACCTTGCGCGCGATCGGCGCGGTGCCGGTGCGCATGGCGGCACCCGACGCCTATGAGTCGCTGTCGCGCGGCACCATGGACGGTCTGCTGTTTCCGCTCGAGAGCGTCGTTGCCTATGGCGCCGACAAGCTCGTGAAGCATTCCACCGACGGCTTCGGTTTCGCGAGCTTCGTGGTCGCCTATTCGATCAGCGAGAACGCCTGGAAGAAACTGTCGCCGGAGATCCAGAAGGCGATGATCGACACCGCCGAGGAAATCCTGCCGTCCGCCTGCAAGGAAGTACAGAAGCAGGACACCGAGACGATGAAATCGATGGAAGCCGCAGGCGTCCACTTCGATACCTTGCAGCCTGACGTCGTCGCAAAGCTCAAGGACCTGACGAAGGGCGTGGGCAAGGCATGGGCCGACGGGCTCGATGCACGCGGCAAGCACGGTAGCGACGCCCTGAAGGAATTCAGCGCCGCCGTTGCGGCCGTGCCGGCCCAATAG
- a CDS encoding MaoC family dehydratase, whose protein sequence is MAGLYFEEFEVGQEFHHEFSRTVTEMDNTMFSLLTMNPQPLHLDAHFAEKTEFGQRLFNSLYTLGIMIGMSVYDTTLGTTVGNLGMTDVKFPKPVFHGDTLKAHTRIIGKRASKSRPTQGIVEFEHTMTNQRGEVVASCRRTGLMHCKPKA, encoded by the coding sequence ATGGCTGGATTGTATTTCGAAGAGTTCGAGGTCGGGCAGGAATTCCATCACGAATTCAGCCGGACCGTGACGGAGATGGACAACACGATGTTCAGCCTCCTGACCATGAATCCGCAGCCACTGCACCTCGATGCGCATTTCGCCGAGAAGACCGAGTTCGGCCAGCGGCTGTTCAACAGCCTCTATACGCTCGGTATCATGATCGGCATGAGCGTGTACGACACGACCTTGGGAACCACGGTCGGCAACCTCGGCATGACCGACGTCAAGTTTCCAAAGCCGGTGTTTCATGGCGACACGCTGAAGGCGCATACCAGGATCATCGGCAAGCGCGCCAGCAAGTCGCGGCCGACCCAAGGCATTGTCGAATTCGAGCACACCATGACCAACCAGCGCGGCGAGGTTGTGGCAAGCTGCCGCCGCACCGGCCTGATGCACTGCAAGCCGAAGGCATAG
- a CDS encoding CaiB/BaiF CoA transferase family protein, with protein MMGPYATMILGDYGADVIKVESPDGDVMRHAAPMRHHAMGAMYLQGNRNKRSIMLDLKKAGGRAALLRLATDADVFVHNVRPAAMARLKLGADDLLATNPRLVYASLHGFGETGPYAGRPAYDDLIQGLTALPALTGRITGEPRYSPATMADRIVGLNAVHAILAALFHRERTGEGQAIEIPMFETMAQFVLGDHMAGRSFAPPIGPSGYSRLLSPDRRPYQTSDGYICALVYSDKQWNAFFAKIGLTNEADRDPRLNSISARTRNYDFVYDWFSQMMKTRSTAEWMRFFEEADIPHAPLHDLDSLIDDPHLTAVGLIQSLEHPTEGTLRVAGPPATWSKTPPSIRTYPPNLGEHGREILREAGLADAEIAALLKEGALIDPD; from the coding sequence ATGATGGGACCCTACGCGACCATGATCCTCGGCGACTACGGCGCCGACGTGATCAAGGTCGAGAGCCCCGATGGCGATGTGATGCGCCACGCCGCCCCGATGCGCCATCATGCGATGGGCGCGATGTACCTGCAAGGCAACCGCAACAAGCGCTCGATCATGCTCGACCTGAAGAAGGCCGGCGGCCGCGCGGCGCTGCTGCGGCTTGCCACCGATGCCGACGTGTTCGTCCACAACGTCCGTCCTGCGGCGATGGCGCGGCTGAAGCTCGGTGCCGACGATCTCCTCGCCACCAACCCGCGGCTTGTCTATGCCAGCCTGCACGGCTTCGGCGAGACCGGGCCCTATGCCGGCCGGCCCGCGTATGACGACCTGATCCAGGGGCTGACCGCCCTGCCCGCGCTGACCGGCAGGATCACCGGTGAGCCGCGCTACTCGCCGGCGACCATGGCTGACCGCATCGTCGGCCTCAATGCCGTCCACGCCATCCTGGCCGCGCTGTTCCACCGCGAGCGCACAGGCGAAGGCCAGGCGATCGAAATCCCAATGTTCGAGACCATGGCGCAGTTCGTGCTCGGCGATCACATGGCCGGCCGCAGCTTCGCGCCACCGATTGGCCCATCAGGCTACTCCCGGCTGCTGTCGCCCGACCGCCGTCCATATCAAACCAGCGACGGCTACATCTGCGCGCTGGTCTATTCCGACAAGCAATGGAACGCGTTCTTCGCCAAGATCGGCCTCACCAATGAGGCCGACCGCGACCCGCGGCTGAACAGCATCTCTGCGCGAACCCGGAACTACGATTTCGTCTACGACTGGTTCTCGCAGATGATGAAGACCCGCAGCACCGCCGAATGGATGCGCTTCTTCGAAGAGGCCGACATTCCGCACGCGCCGCTGCACGACCTCGACAGCCTGATCGACGATCCGCATCTGACCGCCGTTGGGCTGATCCAATCACTGGAGCATCCGACCGAAGGCACGCTCCGCGTGGCTGGCCCGCCCGCCACCTGGAGCAAGACGCCGCCCTCGATCCGGACCTATCCGCCGAACCTCGGCGAGCATGGCCGGGAGATCCTCCGCGAGGCTGGACTTGCGGATGCGGAGATTGCGGCCCTCCTCAAGGAGGGCGCGCTGATCGACCCCGACTGA
- a CDS encoding HpcH/HpaI aldolase/citrate lyase family protein — protein MRSFLFVPGDSTRKYESAKKTAADALILDLEDSIAPEQKVVARGITREMLDARNPDQKLYIRVNALDTDLTLGDLAAVMPGKPDGIVLPKCAGAADVNKLALYLDAFEAASGIAQGTTRIVTVATETARAVLKILDFENMSPRLWGMMWGAEDLAASLGATRNRTDGRYHSPFILARDLCLIGAAAAGVVAIDTIATDINDLDALKAEAIAARQDGFLAKAVIHPKHVDVVNAAFMPTDEEVAWSERVIAAFANNPSGVAKMDGKMLDKPHLRAAEKILASRRK, from the coding sequence ATGCGATCGTTCCTGTTCGTTCCCGGCGACAGCACCCGGAAATATGAGAGTGCGAAGAAGACCGCGGCCGACGCATTGATTCTCGATCTCGAGGATTCCATCGCACCGGAGCAGAAGGTTGTCGCGCGTGGCATCACGCGCGAGATGCTCGATGCGCGCAATCCGGACCAGAAGCTCTATATCCGCGTCAATGCGCTCGATACCGATCTGACGCTTGGCGACCTCGCGGCGGTGATGCCCGGGAAGCCCGATGGCATCGTGCTGCCGAAATGCGCCGGCGCTGCCGATGTCAACAAGCTCGCGCTCTATCTCGATGCATTCGAGGCCGCCTCAGGTATCGCGCAGGGCACCACGCGGATCGTCACGGTGGCGACCGAGACGGCGCGCGCGGTGCTGAAAATCCTCGACTTCGAGAACATGAGCCCGCGGCTTTGGGGCATGATGTGGGGTGCGGAGGACCTTGCGGCCTCGCTCGGCGCAACGCGCAACCGCACCGACGGCCGCTATCACTCGCCCTTCATCCTCGCCCGCGATCTCTGTCTGATCGGCGCGGCCGCAGCCGGCGTGGTCGCGATCGATACCATCGCCACCGACATCAACGATCTCGATGCGCTGAAGGCGGAGGCGATCGCGGCGCGGCAGGACGGTTTCCTCGCCAAGGCCGTGATCCATCCCAAGCATGTCGATGTCGTCAACGCGGCCTTCATGCCGACCGATGAGGAGGTCGCGTGGTCGGAGCGGGTGATCGCTGCGTTTGCCAACAATCCGTCCGGGGTCGCCAAGATGGACGGCAAGATGCTGGACAAGCCGCACCTGCGCGCCGCCGAGAAGATCCTGGCGTCGCGCAGGAAATAG
- a CDS encoding TRAP transporter large permease, with amino-acid sequence MIPTFILALLFFLLAIGTPVAFAMAFSGGLGLYLTGGLPILLGVLQTTPLSAVTSYELITIPMFLLMADLVLLSGVADDLFKTAAAWVGRIPGGLGMATALAGAGFGSICGTSTASAATLSSTSLPAMIRQGYEPKMAAGVVAISGTLAMLLPTSVALVIFGLLAEVNIGKLLISGIIPAIFVTIIIMSTIYILVLLDPSRAPTISAVTWSERFSLLWQVSPMVVLFSIVTGTIYLGIATPTEASAFGAFGAFCLACWKRKINLASLYTTLRHAAQGTCMIVLIIMCAHIFGYFFTLTQVTQNIVGWVGGLDVSRWIIITLILCGYIVLGSFMDQIAILVLTVPIVLPLIKSLGFDPIWFGVIKIVTAEVGMITPPIGLNCFIVARYAHRPVGEVFHGTFPHFIAHLIAIAIFVAFPEIILWLPNHMQH; translated from the coding sequence ATGATCCCGACCTTCATCCTCGCGCTGCTGTTCTTCCTGCTTGCGATCGGAACGCCGGTCGCGTTCGCCATGGCATTCTCCGGCGGGCTCGGCCTCTATCTGACCGGCGGCCTGCCGATCCTGCTCGGCGTGCTGCAGACGACGCCACTGTCGGCCGTCACCTCCTACGAACTGATCACGATCCCGATGTTCCTGTTGATGGCAGACCTAGTGCTGCTGTCGGGCGTCGCCGACGATCTGTTCAAGACCGCCGCAGCCTGGGTTGGACGCATCCCCGGCGGTCTCGGCATGGCGACCGCGTTGGCCGGTGCGGGCTTCGGCTCGATCTGCGGCACCAGCACGGCCTCGGCCGCGACGTTGTCCTCGACCAGCCTGCCCGCGATGATCCGCCAGGGCTACGAGCCCAAAATGGCGGCCGGCGTCGTCGCAATCTCGGGCACGCTGGCGATGCTGCTGCCGACTTCGGTGGCGCTGGTGATCTTCGGCCTGCTTGCCGAGGTGAACATCGGAAAGCTCCTGATCAGCGGCATCATCCCGGCGATCTTCGTCACCATCATCATCATGTCGACAATCTATATCCTGGTGCTGCTCGATCCCTCGCGCGCACCGACGATTTCGGCCGTGACATGGTCGGAGCGGTTCAGCCTGCTCTGGCAGGTCAGCCCGATGGTGGTCCTGTTCTCGATCGTCACAGGCACGATCTATCTCGGGATCGCGACGCCGACGGAAGCTTCCGCCTTCGGTGCGTTCGGCGCCTTCTGCCTCGCCTGCTGGAAGCGCAAGATCAACCTGGCCTCGCTCTACACGACGTTACGGCATGCCGCCCAGGGCACCTGCATGATCGTGCTGATCATCATGTGCGCGCACATCTTCGGCTATTTCTTCACCCTCACCCAAGTGACGCAGAACATCGTCGGGTGGGTCGGCGGGCTCGACGTCTCGCGCTGGATCATCATCACGCTGATCCTGTGCGGCTACATCGTGCTCGGCTCGTTCATGGATCAGATCGCGATCCTGGTGCTGACGGTTCCGATCGTGCTGCCGCTGATCAAATCGCTCGGATTCGATCCGATCTGGTTCGGCGTCATCAAGATCGTGACCGCCGAGGTCGGCATGATCACCCCGCCGATCGGATTGAACTGCTTCATCGTCGCACGCTACGCACATCGTCCCGTGGGCGAGGTGTTCCACGGCACATTCCCGCATTTCATCGCCCATCTGATCGCCATCGCCATTTTCGTGGCATTCCCGGAGATCATCCTCTGGCTGCCGAACCACATGCAACATTGA
- a CDS encoding TRAP transporter small permease: MIKTSLKALTAIEKVTSTIAAALMFAIMIIVFSDVVMRYVFNRPFSWAYDLISLYVMAGVFFLSLSGTYAVNGHISVDILLPRFSAIVQRLCVIISNVVGLAIFVPIAWLGYQRALDNYVSGDVMAGAIPWPTWASSIFVPVGAGILALRLAVHLIANTASLLTGENLLPLPAISGHSDKAAGGFE, from the coding sequence GTGATCAAGACAAGCCTGAAGGCTCTGACCGCCATCGAGAAGGTGACCTCGACCATCGCCGCGGCATTGATGTTTGCGATCATGATCATCGTGTTCTCCGATGTCGTGATGCGCTACGTGTTCAACCGGCCGTTCTCCTGGGCCTATGACCTGATCTCGCTCTACGTGATGGCCGGTGTATTCTTTCTCTCCCTTTCCGGCACCTACGCGGTGAACGGCCATATCAGCGTCGATATCCTGCTGCCGCGCTTCTCGGCGATCGTCCAGCGCCTCTGCGTCATTATCTCCAATGTCGTCGGCCTCGCGATCTTCGTTCCAATCGCCTGGCTCGGCTATCAGCGCGCGCTCGACAATTATGTGTCGGGCGACGTGATGGCCGGTGCGATCCCGTGGCCGACCTGGGCGTCCTCGATCTTCGTGCCGGTCGGTGCGGGAATTCTCGCGTTGCGCCTTGCCGTTCATCTCATTGCCAATACCGCAAGCCTCCTGACCGGCGAGAATTTATTGCCGCTGCCGGCCATCTCCGGTCATTCGGACAAGGCTGCCGGAGGTTTCGAATGA